The following proteins come from a genomic window of Longimicrobiaceae bacterium:
- a CDS encoding DUF1684 domain-containing protein has product LPFADATSGVDTYGGGRYLYDTIKGADLGAHERTIVLDFNFAYNPSCAYDERWSCPLAPAENRLGFEVRAGERVPRAG; this is encoded by the coding sequence TCCTTCCGTTCGCGGACGCGACGAGCGGCGTCGATACCTATGGCGGCGGGCGCTACCTGTACGACACGATCAAGGGCGCGGATCTGGGTGCGCACGAGCGCACGATCGTGCTCGATTTCAATTTTGCGTACAACCCGTCATGCGCATACGACGAACGCTGGTCATGTCCGCTGGCGCCCGCGGAGAACCGGTTGGGGTTCGAAGTCAGGGCAGGCGAGCGGGTGCCCCGCGCTGGATGA